A genome region from Carassius gibelio isolate Cgi1373 ecotype wild population from Czech Republic chromosome A23, carGib1.2-hapl.c, whole genome shotgun sequence includes the following:
- the tfr2 gene encoding transferrin receptor protein 2: MMDSVTGLMSGVAGGGAQANEGVEEGGGVRRRVPPVELKLVPLEEGSEVTLNSDMMILHRQMDRRKAAVYLTLSGLLIFTTAFLLGYVAFRGMCRLCGNEGDLIPLSDAAGAQHSPEGGVMYMAELREMLKKYLKEERIENTLRRVSRASHPPGSSEGNAVAREILQNLQNLRMDHTWTDSHYATLQFPSRTKPNMLWFVDSEGAELEEIPLDSEGYCAYSATGTATGGVVYVNYGRREDFEQLRVLGVALNGSIAVARVGGGVSFAEKVWLAQEAGLVGVLIYPDPADVPQDPRRLGLHSNAVISEHVHLGSGDPFTPGFPSFNHTQFPSTQSSGLPIILAQPISANVASKLLSQLSGTSCPRGWQGRLPYVQCVLGPGFTGPGERRVKMAVYNTMKPVLLNNIFASIEGKIEPDHYIIIGAQRDSWGPGAVKSGVGTALLMELARTFSNMLENGFYPRRSLLFVSWDGGDFGNVGATEWLEGYLTMLHLKAVAYFSLDQAILGDDVLSVYSSPLLADLIEGAIKQVEHPKHTGQSILSLVQRQGGWRNIVKPLYLNSGAYSFTAFGGVPAMQLHFTEDARSYPFVNTQLDSVGRLQELLQGRLGSVGRAVAELVGLMVLKLSHDQILPLDVTCYSNTVQQLSSKLSQHTAQLQSRGLSPLWVFSARGDYSRAAKNLQEAIKNSDIQDERLARLYNTRIMRVEYYFLSQYVSVVETPFRHVFNGRGDHTLSALADHVSLLRSAPHLFNEARFRRQLALFTWTLQGAANALSGDVWNIDNPL, encoded by the exons ATGATGGATTCTGTCACAGGTTTGATGTCTGGG GTGGCAGGGGGCGGAGCTCAGGCGAATGAGGGTGTGGAGGAAGGGGGCGGAGTCAGGCGGAGAGTCCCTCCTGTTGAGCTGAAGCTGGTCCCGCTGGaggaggggtcagaggtcacgctGAACAGTGACATGATGATCCTGCATCGGCAGATGGACCGCAGGAAAGCAGCCGTCTACCTCACATTGAGCGGCCTGCTGATCTTCACTACag CGTTCCTGCTGGGATACGTGGCGTTCCGTGGAATGTGTCGTCTGTGCGGGAATGAAGGGGATCTGATTCCTCTGAGTGACGCGGCGGGAGCTCAACACTCGCCCGAGGGAGGAGTCATGTACATGGCTGAGCTCAGAGAGATGCTGAAGAAATACCTGAAGGAGGAGAGGATTGAGAACACACTCAG GCGTGTGAGCCGGGCGTCTCATCCTCCGGGGTCTTCAGAAGGAAACGCAGTGGCCAGAGAAATCCTCCAGAACCTGCAGAACCTGCGCATGGATCACACCTGGACCGACTCGCACTACGCCACGCTGCAGTTTCCCTCCAG GACGAAGCCCAACATGCTCTGGTTCGTCGATTCCGAGGGGGCGGAGCTTGAGGAGATTCCGCTGGACAGCGAGGGATACTGCGCCTACAGTGCCACGGGAACAGCCACG GGAGGTGTAGTGTACGTGAACTACGGCCGGCGCGAGGACTTCGAGCAGCTGCGTGTGCTGGGCGTCGCCCTCAACGGCTCCATCGCCGTGGCGCGGGTGGGAGGAGGCGTGAGCTTCGCTGAGAAGGTGTGGCTTGCTCAGGAGGCGGGGCTTGTGGGCGTGCTCATCTACCCTGACCCCGCCGACGTCCCGCAGGATCCACGGCGACTCGGCCTCCACAGCAACGCCGTCATCTCTGAACAC GTGCATCTGGGCTCTGGTGACCCGTTCACACCTGGATTTCCCTCCTTTAATCACACCCAGTTCCCGTCCACCCAGTCCTCAGGCCTGCCAATCATCctggctcagccaatcagcgcCAACGTTGCTTCCAAACTGCTCAG TCAGCTGTCCGGCACTAGTTGTCCGCGGGGTTGGCAGGGCCGGCTGCCGTACGTCCAGTGTGTTTTGGGGCCGGGCTTCACGGGGCCCGGCGAGCGCAGGGTGAAGATGGCCGTCTATAACACCATGAAGCCAGTGCTGCTCAACAACATCTTCGCCTCCATCGAGGGCAAGATCGAACCCG ATCACTACATCATCATCGGGGCCCAGAGGGACTCGTGGGGCCCCGGAGCCGTGAAGTCTGGAGTGGGGACGGCCCTCCTGATGGAGCTGGCCAGGACCTTCAGCAACATGCTGGAAAACG GCTTTTACCCTAGACGCAGTTTGCTCTTCGTCAGCTGGGATGGAGGAGATTTTGGGAATGTAGGCGCCACCGAGTGGCTGGAG GGTTATCTGACCATGCTGCACCTGAAAGCAGTGGCGTATTTCAGTCTGGATCAGGCAATactgg gtgatgaTGTCCTCTCAGTCTACTCCAGTCCTCTGCTCGCGGATCTCATCGAAGGAGCCATCAAACAA GTGGAGCATCCCAAACACACGGGTCAGTCGATTCTGTCTCTGGTGCAGCGGCAGGGCGGCTGGAGGAACAT agTGAAGCCGTTGTATCTGAACAGCGGCGCGTACAGTTTCACAGCCTTCGGAGGAGTTCCTGCCATGCAGCTGCATTTCACTGAA gacGCTCGTTCGTACCCATTCGTCAACACTCAGCTGGACAGCGTGGGGCGTCTGCAGGAGCTTCTTCAGGGTCGTCTGGGGTCAGTGGGGCGAGCTGTAGCTGAGCTGGTGGGTCTGATGGTCCTCAAACTGTCCCATGATCAAATCCTGCCACTGGACGTCACCTGCTACAGCAACACAGTACAGCAGCTCAGCTCCAAACTCAGCCAGCACACCGCACAGctacag tccCGAGGTTTGTCTCCACTGTGGGTCTTCAGCGCTCGAGGGGATTACAGCAGAGCCGCCAAAAACCTCCAAGAGGCCATAAAGAACAGCGACATCCAGGACGAGAGACTCGCCAGACTCTATAACACACGCATTATGAGg GTGGAGTACTACTTCCTGTCGCAGTACGTGTCAGTGGTGGAGACGCCGTTCCGTCACGTGTTTAACGGCCGTGGAGATCACACTCTGAGCGCTCTGGCCGATCACGTGTCGCTCCTGCGCTCCGCTCCGCATCTGTTCAACGAGGCGCGTTTCCGCCGCCAGCTCGCGCTCTTCACCTGGACGCTTCAGGGCGCCGCGAACGCGCTCAGCGGAGACGTCTGGAACATCGACAACCCGCTCTAG